In Microbacterium enclense, one genomic interval encodes:
- a CDS encoding sugar ABC transporter substrate-binding protein — MISTRSRTIFKLASIVAVSTVVFTGCARGGTDGSASADDKKTGEGLVIGWSQRGISGSDWWKTLVEGGQAEAEKLGATIQLLDANGDTVRQNADVQTLITKNVDVVIMNPNDPIGVGSSVAALKDAGVPLVTVNSNLDRSLVPDMYCYVAEDQGYTGSLAGQVAAEKAVAKFGDTGEMKIVGIGGFPGDVLSDLRFNGFMDGWQDVMKDHPGVTTTKLETKYGEWKPDKALAPIRDVATANPDLKVVFSMSDVMQGGIEQGLQQAGIWGDGVIVAGYDGGMNVVKQMVDDPTGPMQATASNQPWDQGVEAVKMAVAAYNADTQACPDKEVFIQTTVVTPENAKDYYKPNDTYVRAND; from the coding sequence ATGATCAGCACCCGTTCCCGAACCATTTTCAAACTCGCCTCCATCGTGGCGGTCAGCACCGTCGTGTTCACCGGATGCGCCCGAGGTGGAACCGACGGCTCCGCCTCTGCGGACGACAAGAAGACCGGCGAGGGCCTCGTCATCGGCTGGAGCCAGCGCGGCATCAGCGGGAGCGACTGGTGGAAGACCCTCGTCGAAGGCGGGCAGGCCGAGGCCGAGAAGCTCGGTGCGACGATCCAGCTGCTCGACGCTAACGGCGATACCGTCCGCCAGAACGCCGACGTGCAGACCCTCATCACCAAGAACGTCGATGTGGTGATCATGAACCCCAACGACCCCATCGGCGTCGGCTCCTCGGTCGCCGCGCTCAAGGACGCCGGTGTGCCGCTCGTGACGGTCAACTCGAACCTCGACAGGTCGCTCGTGCCCGACATGTACTGCTACGTCGCCGAGGACCAGGGCTACACCGGCTCACTCGCGGGCCAGGTCGCCGCAGAGAAGGCCGTGGCGAAGTTCGGCGACACCGGTGAGATGAAGATCGTCGGAATCGGCGGCTTCCCCGGGGATGTCCTCAGCGACCTCCGCTTCAACGGCTTCATGGACGGGTGGCAGGACGTCATGAAGGATCACCCGGGCGTCACGACCACGAAGTTGGAGACGAAGTACGGGGAATGGAAGCCGGACAAGGCGCTGGCGCCAATCCGTGATGTGGCGACGGCCAACCCCGATCTCAAGGTCGTCTTCAGCATGAGCGACGTCATGCAGGGCGGTATCGAGCAGGGCCTGCAGCAGGCGGGTATCTGGGGTGACGGCGTGATCGTGGCGGGTTACGACGGCGGCATGAATGTGGTCAAGCAGATGGTCGACGACCCGACCGGTCCGATGCAGGCCACGGCCTCGAACCAGCCGTGGGATCAGGGAGTGGAGGCCGTGAAGATGGCCGTCGCCGCCTACAACGCCGACACACAGGCGTGCCCGGACAAGGAGGTCTTCATCCAGACCACCGTCGTCACCCCGGAGAACGCCAAGGACTACTACAAGCCGAACGACACCTACGTCCGGGCGAACGACTAA
- a CDS encoding sugar ABC transporter ATP-binding protein, whose amino-acid sequence MDELQLEGITKGYLGVQALKGVSFSVRRGSIHALAGQNGAGKSTLVKILSGAETPDGGTIRLGGEVMRFKTPTDAQAAGIHTIYQELSLVPSLSVAENIFLGSLPKRGGAVDWNAMQAQARDALARVGFDLDVRQPVSSFSVAEQQAVELAKALRKDARVLLLDEPTSTLPLPDVERLFTVLRRLASEGVTLLYISHRMDELYSLCDAVTILRDGVTAANLKTAGSKPADVVTAMVGKSLEGSIADAALRGERSPRLGAGRTDTVLLSARGLGEDDRVTDIDFDLYQGEVLGIAGLIGSGQSELASLLAGARRKTDGTLRMDDKTVDFASPRDAIRRGIGLLPQDRKAQGFIPDMGVAGNITLASMPMFSRLSLIDGAREKRAAQDMVTRLGMKVSSVNQPMKTLSGGTQQKGILARWLVRSSRLLICDEPTRGVDVGAKEDMYELIRDFARSGGTVVIASSEISEAMMCDRVLVMARGRVVAEFDHDEIDPQGQRILQVLA is encoded by the coding sequence ATGGACGAGCTTCAGCTCGAGGGCATCACCAAGGGGTACCTCGGCGTCCAAGCCCTCAAGGGGGTCAGCTTCTCCGTCAGGCGGGGGAGCATCCACGCTCTCGCCGGACAGAACGGCGCCGGCAAGTCGACGCTCGTCAAGATCCTCTCCGGGGCGGAGACCCCGGACGGCGGGACCATCCGCCTGGGCGGCGAGGTCATGCGGTTCAAGACGCCGACGGACGCGCAGGCGGCCGGCATCCACACGATCTACCAGGAGCTGAGCCTGGTGCCCTCCCTGTCGGTCGCGGAGAACATCTTCCTCGGCTCGCTTCCGAAGCGCGGCGGTGCCGTCGATTGGAACGCGATGCAGGCCCAGGCGCGCGACGCGCTGGCGCGCGTCGGTTTCGACCTCGACGTCCGCCAGCCGGTCTCCAGCTTCTCGGTGGCGGAGCAGCAGGCCGTCGAACTCGCCAAGGCACTCCGCAAAGACGCACGGGTGCTCCTCCTGGACGAGCCCACCTCCACGTTGCCCCTCCCCGACGTCGAGCGGCTCTTCACCGTGCTCCGCCGTCTCGCCTCGGAGGGAGTCACTCTCCTGTACATCTCCCACCGGATGGATGAGCTTTACAGCCTCTGCGACGCGGTCACGATCCTGCGCGACGGCGTCACCGCGGCCAACCTGAAGACGGCCGGCTCGAAGCCCGCCGACGTCGTCACGGCGATGGTGGGGAAGAGTCTCGAGGGGTCGATCGCAGACGCGGCGCTGCGCGGAGAGCGCAGCCCCCGGCTGGGAGCGGGCCGCACGGACACCGTTCTGCTCTCGGCGCGCGGCCTCGGAGAGGACGATCGCGTCACCGACATCGACTTCGACCTCTACCAGGGCGAGGTGCTGGGAATCGCCGGCCTCATCGGATCCGGTCAGTCAGAACTGGCGAGCCTCCTCGCCGGCGCCCGACGGAAGACCGACGGGACCCTGCGGATGGATGACAAGACGGTCGACTTCGCCTCCCCGCGCGACGCCATCCGTCGCGGCATCGGACTGCTCCCGCAGGACCGCAAGGCCCAGGGCTTCATTCCCGACATGGGCGTGGCCGGAAACATCACGCTCGCCAGCATGCCGATGTTCAGTCGCCTCTCCCTCATCGACGGCGCACGCGAGAAGCGCGCGGCCCAGGACATGGTGACGCGCCTGGGCATGAAGGTTTCCAGCGTCAACCAGCCGATGAAGACACTCAGCGGTGGCACCCAGCAGAAGGGCATCCTCGCCCGTTGGCTGGTGCGCTCCTCACGCCTCCTCATCTGCGACGAGCCGACCCGAGGAGTCGACGTCGGCGCCAAGGAGGACATGTATGAACTGATCCGCGACTTCGCGCGGTCCGGCGGCACCGTCGTCATCGCGAGCTCGGAGATCTCCGAGGCCATGATGTGCGACCGCGTGCTGGTCATGGCGCGCGGCCGCGTGGTCGCCGAGTTCGATCACGACGAGATCGACCCGCAGGGTCAGCGGATCCTGCAGGTCCTCGCCTGA
- a CDS encoding ABC transporter permease gives MSHKTLPEPATSSGSPSTARPRSTRSAVLARVLPKSYLLLVLVVIIVIGYYVSADFLTLRNAENVIAAASIVAVLAVGQFFVILTGGIDLSVGSILAMSTVIVALTLQSGMPAGVSVAFTLFCCGIAGLINGLLVVWLRIPPFIATLAMMSAVKGFSYIIQSTSLIQITDQIFIDLFSRGTSIGLQNPVMIFLLVMILAAIVAKLTTFGRSLYAIGGNPEAARLSGLPVARNLIITYTMSGLLAGLAGLIAAAQLRQGSSLIGVGYELDAIAAVVVGGASLMGGKGDPISAVIGVFVLATIINVMNLVGISSEPQLVIKGAVIVIAVFLSSAGGVQRISGFFRSHFGRRTPRAAS, from the coding sequence ATGTCTCACAAGACCCTTCCAGAGCCGGCGACGTCGTCCGGATCGCCCTCGACGGCTCGGCCCCGATCGACGCGCAGCGCGGTGCTCGCGCGCGTGCTCCCGAAGAGCTACCTGCTGCTCGTTCTCGTGGTCATCATCGTGATCGGCTACTACGTCTCGGCGGACTTCCTCACGCTGCGCAATGCGGAGAACGTGATCGCGGCGGCGTCCATCGTGGCCGTGCTTGCGGTCGGCCAGTTCTTCGTGATCCTCACCGGAGGCATCGATCTGTCCGTCGGTTCCATCCTCGCGATGTCCACCGTGATCGTCGCCCTGACCCTGCAATCGGGCATGCCCGCGGGAGTATCGGTGGCGTTCACTCTCTTCTGCTGCGGCATCGCGGGGCTCATCAACGGTCTGCTCGTCGTGTGGCTGCGAATCCCGCCGTTCATCGCAACCCTGGCGATGATGAGCGCGGTCAAAGGCTTCAGCTACATCATCCAGTCCACGAGCCTCATCCAGATCACGGACCAGATATTCATCGACCTCTTCTCCCGCGGGACCAGCATCGGGCTGCAGAACCCGGTCATGATCTTCCTGCTCGTCATGATCCTTGCGGCGATCGTGGCGAAGTTGACGACCTTCGGCCGGTCGCTCTACGCGATCGGCGGCAACCCGGAAGCCGCCCGGCTCTCCGGCCTGCCCGTCGCGCGGAACCTGATCATCACCTACACGATGTCGGGTCTGCTGGCGGGGCTCGCCGGGCTGATCGCGGCCGCACAACTCCGCCAGGGCAGCTCCCTCATCGGAGTCGGCTACGAATTGGACGCGATCGCCGCGGTCGTCGTCGGCGGCGCCTCGCTGATGGGCGGCAAGGGCGACCCGATCAGCGCGGTCATCGGTGTCTTCGTGCTCGCCACGATCATCAACGTGATGAACCTCGTGGGCATCTCCTCCGAGCCGCAGCTCGTCATCAAGGGAGCCGTCATCGTCATCGCGGTGTTCCTCTCCTCCGCGGGAGGCGTGCAGCGCATCTCCGGATTCTTCCGGTCGCATTTCGGACGCCGGACCCCGCGGGCAGCGAGCTGA
- a CDS encoding LacI family DNA-binding transcriptional regulator encodes MTDVARLAGVSQQTVSRVVNGSPNVAPDVRDRVETAIQQLRYRRNPAARALANGRTMNIGIVSFGLAQYGPSIALSGIADEARAAGYATNLVTLGDVDRAAMKAALEHLVEDSVDGIVVLAPVQAALEAITGLDAGVPLVVFEPGAAEGTRSVATDEVAGAELATRHLLGLGHETVWQVAGPRGWLGSEARLDGWARTLSATGRVTNRAFVGDWSTRSGYAAGREIAANPTITAVFVANDQMALGVIKALADAGVRVPEDVSVVGFDDVPEAQYYRPGLTTIRLDFEEVGRLAVDRILHLMRGGEADALPRVMPELVVRQSAAPPRTRHRSTT; translated from the coding sequence ATGACCGATGTCGCACGCCTTGCGGGAGTCTCCCAGCAGACGGTCTCGCGGGTCGTGAACGGGAGCCCCAACGTGGCGCCCGACGTCCGCGACCGCGTCGAGACCGCGATCCAGCAGCTGCGGTACCGTCGCAACCCGGCGGCGCGAGCGCTGGCCAACGGCCGGACGATGAACATCGGGATCGTGAGCTTCGGCCTCGCCCAGTACGGTCCGTCCATCGCCCTCAGCGGGATCGCGGACGAGGCGAGGGCCGCAGGCTACGCCACCAACCTCGTCACCCTCGGCGACGTGGATCGAGCCGCGATGAAGGCTGCCCTCGAGCACCTCGTCGAAGACTCGGTCGACGGGATCGTCGTCCTGGCTCCGGTGCAGGCGGCACTGGAAGCCATCACGGGGCTGGATGCCGGTGTTCCGCTGGTGGTCTTCGAGCCCGGTGCTGCGGAGGGGACGCGCAGCGTTGCCACCGACGAGGTCGCCGGGGCGGAGCTCGCCACCCGACACTTGCTGGGACTCGGGCACGAGACGGTGTGGCAGGTCGCCGGTCCTCGCGGATGGCTGGGCTCCGAGGCTCGCCTCGACGGCTGGGCCCGGACGCTGTCCGCAACGGGCCGCGTGACCAACCGAGCGTTCGTGGGGGACTGGTCGACACGGTCGGGTTACGCCGCCGGGCGCGAGATCGCCGCGAATCCGACGATCACCGCGGTCTTCGTCGCCAACGACCAGATGGCGTTGGGCGTCATCAAAGCGCTCGCCGACGCCGGCGTCCGGGTCCCGGAGGACGTGAGCGTGGTCGGCTTCGATGACGTTCCCGAGGCGCAGTACTACCGCCCCGGACTCACCACGATCCGTCTCGATTTCGAAGAGGTCGGGCGCCTCGCGGTCGACCGGATCCTCCATCTCATGCGCGGCGGCGAGGCCGACGCCCTCCCTCGGGTGATGCCAGAACTCGTCGTCCGGCAGAGCGCGGCACCGCCACGAACCCGTCATCGATCGACCACCTGA
- a CDS encoding aldo/keto reductase, which translates to MTTTQLGRTGLTVSKVCVGTSALGSFPAQYGYEVDADTAVATIRRVFEGPFTFIDTSNEYGGGESEKRIGQAIRENGGVPEGYVIATKVDPIPGTTDFSGDRVRRSVEESLERLGLDTLPLVYLHDPEKISFAEGVASGGPLEALIDLRDQGVIGHLGVAGGPIDLELQYLATEAFDAVISHNRFTLVDQSAEALLDDAQARGVAFVNAAPFGGGMLVKGPDVVPTYCYAPVADEVLERVRRMEALCADHGVPLAAAALQFSLRDPRVTSTIVGMSDPKRVAQTVDLASIDIPDSLWDELLPLARQGRAGVLA; encoded by the coding sequence ATGACCACCACGCAATTGGGCCGCACCGGACTCACCGTCTCCAAGGTCTGCGTCGGGACGAGTGCCCTCGGCAGCTTCCCCGCGCAGTACGGCTACGAGGTGGACGCCGACACGGCCGTCGCGACCATCCGCCGCGTCTTCGAGGGACCGTTCACGTTCATCGACACGTCGAACGAGTATGGCGGCGGCGAGAGCGAGAAGCGTATCGGCCAGGCCATCCGCGAGAACGGAGGAGTGCCCGAGGGGTACGTCATCGCGACGAAGGTGGACCCCATCCCGGGGACCACCGACTTCTCCGGCGATCGCGTGCGCCGCTCCGTCGAGGAGAGCCTGGAGCGACTGGGGCTCGACACCCTTCCGCTCGTCTACCTCCATGACCCCGAGAAGATCAGCTTCGCGGAGGGAGTGGCCTCCGGTGGACCGCTCGAAGCCCTCATCGATCTCCGGGACCAAGGGGTGATCGGCCACCTCGGCGTCGCGGGCGGACCGATCGATCTCGAGTTGCAATACCTGGCGACCGAAGCCTTCGACGCGGTGATCAGTCACAACCGGTTCACACTGGTCGACCAGTCGGCCGAGGCTCTCCTCGACGACGCGCAGGCACGCGGGGTCGCGTTCGTCAACGCGGCCCCGTTCGGAGGCGGAATGCTCGTCAAGGGTCCGGACGTCGTCCCGACCTATTGCTACGCGCCCGTCGCCGATGAGGTGCTCGAGCGCGTACGTCGGATGGAAGCGCTGTGCGCGGACCACGGGGTCCCGCTGGCCGCTGCTGCTCTCCAGTTCTCGCTCCGCGACCCCCGCGTCACTTCCACGATCGTCGGCATGTCCGACCCGAAGAGGGTCGCGCAGACGGTGGACCTCGCGAGCATCGACATCCCCGATTCGCTCTGGGACGAACTGCTTCCCCTCGCGCGACAGGGTCGCGCCGGAGTGCTCGCCTGA
- a CDS encoding GMC family oxidoreductase gives MTTLKNPEPVDVVIVGAGAGGATAAKVLTEAGLRVVGLERGPWLKPEHASGDELKFLNRNFIWQDPKLKPRTYRQNDSEEAVVTNFSATPQVVGGGTTHWGGMVPRMTENDFRLRSLHGDVEGASLVDWPITYDDLEPYYTRVEWEFGTSGLGGANRWEGRRSRDYPTKPAPLSQIGRKFATAMDKMGHSTFPMPQGMVTEPYRGRTPFSENGFWQQYPDPGTGKSSTLISFIPDAVHTGLYDLRSDCYVSEVLVDKTGKATGVRYQDEHGNEFVQNAKAVIVCGGGIETPRLLLMSTSALFPDGLGNGSGQVGKNATFHQYSFSVGLFDRALHDPLYGWSGHYMNLCSFDFYETDESRGHILGSLIFPSMLGHPVNWSFPGRPTWGQAAKDADRDLFNYSMKIGILLHDLPVESNRVDLDPNVKDAWGLPVARITHTPHANDFAQEKWQVKKNGEILEAAGASKVVPVNMERITGNTSHELGTVRMGNDPATSVVDKWCRSHEVPNLYVFDASFFPTATGINPALTIMANAWRCADRIIAVDRHGWTD, from the coding sequence ATGACCACCCTGAAGAATCCCGAGCCGGTCGACGTCGTGATCGTCGGCGCCGGCGCCGGCGGTGCGACGGCTGCGAAGGTGCTGACCGAGGCGGGCCTGCGTGTCGTCGGGCTCGAGCGCGGCCCGTGGCTGAAGCCCGAGCACGCCTCCGGCGACGAGCTCAAGTTCCTGAACCGCAACTTCATCTGGCAGGACCCCAAGCTCAAACCAAGAACGTATCGCCAGAACGACAGCGAGGAAGCTGTCGTCACGAACTTCTCCGCCACGCCGCAGGTCGTGGGCGGCGGCACCACCCACTGGGGCGGCATGGTTCCCCGCATGACGGAGAACGATTTCCGCCTCCGCTCGCTGCACGGTGATGTCGAGGGCGCGAGCCTGGTCGACTGGCCGATCACCTACGACGACCTGGAGCCCTATTACACGCGTGTCGAATGGGAGTTCGGCACGTCCGGACTCGGGGGCGCCAACCGCTGGGAGGGACGCCGCAGCCGCGACTACCCGACGAAGCCCGCGCCGCTGAGCCAGATCGGCCGCAAGTTCGCCACCGCGATGGACAAGATGGGCCACAGCACGTTCCCCATGCCGCAGGGGATGGTGACCGAACCGTATCGAGGGCGCACGCCCTTCAGCGAGAACGGTTTCTGGCAGCAGTACCCGGATCCCGGTACGGGCAAGTCGTCGACGCTGATCAGCTTCATTCCGGATGCCGTCCACACGGGGCTCTATGATCTGCGGTCCGACTGCTACGTGAGCGAGGTCCTGGTCGACAAAACCGGCAAGGCGACCGGCGTGCGCTATCAGGACGAGCACGGCAACGAGTTCGTCCAGAACGCCAAAGCGGTCATCGTGTGCGGCGGCGGCATCGAGACCCCCCGTCTGCTGTTGATGTCGACGTCCGCGTTGTTCCCGGACGGTCTGGGCAACGGCAGCGGCCAGGTCGGCAAGAACGCCACGTTCCACCAGTACTCGTTCTCGGTCGGGCTCTTCGACAGGGCGCTGCACGACCCGCTGTACGGCTGGTCCGGGCACTACATGAACCTGTGCTCGTTCGACTTCTACGAGACCGACGAGTCGAGGGGCCACATCCTCGGTTCGCTCATCTTCCCGTCGATGCTCGGCCACCCCGTGAACTGGAGTTTCCCGGGTCGGCCGACCTGGGGCCAGGCGGCGAAGGACGCCGATCGTGACCTCTTCAACTACAGCATGAAGATCGGCATCCTGCTCCACGACCTCCCCGTGGAGTCCAACCGCGTGGATCTCGATCCGAACGTGAAGGACGCGTGGGGCTTGCCGGTCGCCCGAATCACCCACACTCCGCACGCGAACGACTTCGCGCAGGAGAAGTGGCAGGTGAAGAAGAACGGGGAGATCCTCGAGGCCGCCGGTGCGTCCAAGGTCGTCCCGGTCAACATGGAACGCATCACCGGCAACACCTCGCACGAGCTCGGCACGGTGCGCATGGGCAACGATCCCGCCACGTCGGTCGTCGACAAGTGGTGCCGGTCGCACGAGGTGCCGAACCTGTACGTGTTCGACGCGAGCTTCTTCCCGACCGCGACCGGCATCAACCCGGCGCTCACCATCATGGCGAACGCCTGGCGTTGCGCCGACCGGATCATCGCCGTGGATCGCCACGGCTGGACCGACTGA
- a CDS encoding gluconate 2-dehydrogenase subunit 3 family protein: MGQAEWATVPISTRDTKGPLFFTEHEWATVEAATARIIPTDHHPGAREAGVVRFIDRMLAGTQFVFPAADGKGFLRMEGLEEQAWQERIESRRTFYRDGIIELDAIAADAFGADFLNLTEDQQDAVLERISRKEKPTKFVFAESDGQGSGGAPAGNQPVNEDFLEFFPLLVLNTRQGFYGDPVYGGNDNRLGWRVIGFPGPPSLAATMDGSYTTLEYMIPEAEWPYEQHPAVLRYGDR, from the coding sequence ATGGGACAGGCAGAATGGGCCACCGTACCGATCTCGACCCGAGACACCAAGGGGCCGCTGTTCTTCACGGAGCACGAGTGGGCGACGGTCGAGGCCGCCACGGCACGCATCATCCCGACGGACCACCACCCGGGTGCCCGTGAGGCGGGGGTCGTCCGGTTCATCGACCGCATGCTGGCGGGGACGCAGTTCGTCTTCCCGGCCGCCGACGGGAAGGGCTTCCTCCGGATGGAGGGGCTCGAAGAGCAGGCATGGCAGGAGCGCATCGAGAGCCGGCGGACGTTCTACCGTGACGGGATCATCGAACTCGACGCGATCGCCGCGGACGCGTTCGGCGCCGACTTCCTCAATTTGACCGAAGATCAACAGGATGCCGTCCTGGAGAGGATCTCCCGGAAGGAGAAACCGACGAAGTTCGTGTTCGCCGAGTCGGACGGTCAGGGCAGTGGCGGAGCGCCGGCGGGTAATCAGCCCGTCAACGAGGACTTCCTCGAGTTCTTCCCGCTCCTCGTGCTGAATACTCGGCAGGGCTTCTACGGCGACCCCGTCTACGGCGGCAATGACAATCGCCTCGGGTGGCGCGTCATCGGCTTCCCGGGGCCACCGTCTCTGGCCGCCACGATGGACGGCAGCTACACCACCCTCGAGTACATGATCCCCGAGGCGGAGTGGCCGTACGAGCAGCACCCCGCGGTGCTGCGCTACGGCGACCGCTGA
- a CDS encoding LacI family DNA-binding transcriptional regulator, with product MTQTRGAAPRAPRMVDVARLAGVSQQTVSRVVNGHSNVAPDIKDRVEAAMSQLRYRRNSAARALATSRSMNLGVLSYALSVHGPALALFGIAEEARQHGYSTSLVSIAKVDHASIRAGLDSLVEGGVDAIIVLAPMTAATEVLRRLDADVPVVRFEQGAPAGPATVSIDETLGAQLATRHLLERGHSTVHFVGGPSGWMASEARRRGWQTELALAGRPIPAEIPSTDWSAESGYRAGMHIAADRSITAVLAINDVIALGVMKALHDSGLSIPGDVSVVGFDDRDESAYFQPALTTVRLDFTEIGRRAVESVLGALQGEPAATIPLVQPELRVRESTGPASRAFLPRG from the coding sequence ATGACGCAGACGAGGGGCGCCGCTCCGCGCGCGCCGCGAATGGTCGACGTGGCCCGGCTCGCGGGAGTGTCGCAACAGACGGTCTCGCGAGTGGTCAACGGGCACAGCAACGTGGCGCCCGATATCAAGGATCGGGTCGAGGCGGCCATGTCGCAGCTGCGGTACCGGCGCAATTCTGCGGCCCGCGCGCTCGCGACGAGTCGGTCGATGAATCTTGGCGTGTTGAGCTACGCCCTCTCCGTGCACGGTCCCGCGCTGGCGCTGTTCGGGATCGCCGAGGAAGCCCGTCAGCACGGGTACTCCACCAGCTTGGTCAGCATCGCGAAGGTCGACCACGCCAGCATCCGGGCAGGCCTCGACTCCCTCGTCGAGGGCGGCGTGGACGCTATCATCGTCCTCGCCCCCATGACGGCCGCAACCGAGGTCCTGCGGCGGCTGGACGCGGACGTGCCGGTCGTGCGTTTCGAGCAGGGGGCGCCGGCGGGCCCCGCCACGGTCTCCATCGACGAGACGCTGGGGGCTCAGCTGGCCACCCGTCATCTTCTGGAACGCGGTCACTCCACGGTGCATTTCGTCGGCGGTCCGTCGGGATGGATGGCCTCGGAGGCGCGGCGTCGGGGCTGGCAGACCGAGCTGGCCCTCGCGGGTCGACCGATACCGGCGGAGATCCCTTCGACGGATTGGTCGGCGGAGTCCGGGTACCGCGCCGGGATGCACATCGCGGCGGACCGGTCCATCACCGCCGTCCTCGCCATCAACGACGTGATAGCTCTAGGAGTGATGAAGGCCCTGCACGACAGCGGGCTCAGCATCCCTGGGGACGTGAGCGTGGTCGGGTTCGATGACCGCGACGAGTCGGCCTACTTCCAGCCGGCGCTCACGACCGTGCGACTCGATTTCACGGAAATCGGACGCCGTGCCGTCGAAAGCGTTCTCGGCGCCCTACAGGGTGAACCCGCCGCGACCATCCCGCTGGTACAGCCGGAGTTGCGTGTGCGAGAGAGCACCGGCCCCGCATCACGCGCGTTCCTTCCGCGAGGATGA
- a CDS encoding PrsW family intramembrane metalloprotease yields the protein MTTAEKHTTRTHRHAPRRREHRHTHTVWFFLGGLAVWLYLGIVVLHLLRNFAVAPTWIFIGAALVPATIFWIMLHRLRTTDTVTAVNLIAAAVIGGTLAIALGGTFDTLVGYIPQPKVGDLPVLTLVLAGFVEEFCKGLLIVVMGWRIVKSTRNGLFVGGAVGLGFAVLETMSYISTRFTGADPIFSAAGEAVERGILAPFGHVLWSALFGAALFSAAAKKGRFRLSWIVIGTYIAVAILHGAWDGSLVSVMALTGNALLGFGVQILGWALSIIGGALIWRHIARKEPAPPVVDDAASGEPPVATPPAAPVPA from the coding sequence GTGACCACGGCAGAGAAGCACACCACTCGTACACACAGACACGCGCCCCGACGGCGTGAACACCGCCACACCCATACGGTGTGGTTCTTCCTCGGCGGGTTGGCGGTGTGGCTCTATCTCGGCATCGTCGTCCTGCATCTGCTGCGCAACTTCGCCGTCGCTCCGACGTGGATCTTCATCGGTGCCGCGCTCGTGCCGGCGACGATCTTCTGGATCATGCTGCATCGCCTGCGCACGACGGACACCGTCACCGCCGTGAATCTCATCGCCGCTGCCGTCATCGGCGGAACTCTGGCCATTGCCCTCGGGGGGACCTTCGACACCCTGGTCGGGTACATCCCCCAACCCAAAGTCGGCGACCTCCCGGTCCTGACCCTCGTGCTCGCAGGCTTCGTGGAGGAGTTCTGCAAGGGCCTGCTCATCGTGGTGATGGGCTGGAGGATCGTGAAGTCCACGCGCAACGGGCTGTTCGTCGGCGGTGCCGTCGGTCTCGGCTTCGCCGTGTTGGAGACGATGTCGTACATCAGCACCCGGTTCACCGGGGCCGACCCCATCTTCTCCGCCGCGGGCGAAGCCGTTGAGCGCGGCATCCTCGCGCCCTTCGGCCACGTGCTGTGGAGCGCGCTCTTCGGCGCCGCACTCTTCAGCGCGGCGGCCAAGAAAGGACGCTTCCGCCTCTCCTGGATCGTGATCGGCACCTACATCGCCGTCGCGATCCTGCACGGGGCGTGGGACGGCTCCCTCGTGTCCGTCATGGCGCTTACGGGCAACGCGCTCCTGGGCTTCGGTGTTCAGATCCTCGGGTGGGCGCTCAGCATCATCGGCGGCGCGCTCATCTGGCGCCACATCGCTCGCAAGGAACCCGCGCCGCCGGTCGTCGACGACGCCGCGAGCGGAGAACCTCCGGTCGCCACGCCTCCGGCGGCACCCGTTCCGGCCTGA